The region TACTTTGATCGAAGACAAAGAGGTAAGTGTGTAATGCATAGCGCAAGGCATCatgtagagcagcagcaacctgcgcctcatccccatcatcatcatcaccgagtgAACCAGACAAGATGATATGACAAGATCACATTACGTAGCCGCATTACATTCACTTTAGCACCTTTGCGCAGTTTAAGATAAAAGGATGACGGTGATTGAATTACAAACAGAGAGGGTCTACGCTTGAAGGTATTCCGCTTATCGAAGTTGCGTCCGATTTCCAGGCAGGACTATCAggcaaaagaaagagataaagagcGCACTGAATTCCAGTTTTGTCTTGGCGCCTCGCTACCATTGGAATTTGTATGTCCGTGGCCCTAATTTGGCCAGAGGCATTAAAAAGCATCAATCTCTGATAAAGTGCAAAGTGCTGTAGGTGTTAAAACGAAACCACAAGAGAACagagaacagaacaaaaaagggatggcAGTTCTTTCGTAGTAAGCCCCATTGTGTTCAGCAGGGGAGTGTGACAAAGGAGCCATACTCCGCGCGCTTCTCAACATTACTTTAGAAAAGGTCTGGCATATTTGCAACTATTTGTCTAAGCCAAGGATAACCGACTTCTGACTGCTGCAATAGGGACCAGAATCAAGTCCTGACACTTTCTGTCCTAGGCCCGGGGACTTTTCCCATGGTATGCTCCATCGCCGCGAGAGCGGCAGAAGCAAGGCAGAGTTATCGAAGAAACTCGTATGGCACCACGAGAGTTGAGCTAGAATGAACCGCTTTAATTCCCTGAACTTGTTGGGACGttacatacatatatatagCTTTGCATGTTTTGCTTTAGTTCTGGTGATGTTTAGAACGAAACCTTACAAcagcttcctttttccttctctcgatCCTTGCAGGGAATCACTTGGGGATGCGCATTTAAGGTGACGGGCGCGGATGCGTTGGAGTACCTCGGCCAGCGAGAATGCACACTCGGTGGTTACGCGACGAAGTACATCAAATTCTATCCCCGGATCGCCAGCGAACAATCGGGCATCAGTGGGGAAGCGTTCGCAACGCTCGTCTACATCGCTACACCAAAGAACGAGTACTGGATCGGGGAGGAACCGCTGCTCGTAACGGCCCGCCAGATCGTCGAATCGCGCGGTCCGAGCGGACACAATGTCGAGTATCTTATCCGATTGGCGATGTTCATGCGGGACGAGCTGCCCGGTGCATCTGATGAGCATTTGTTCGAGCTGGAGAGTCTCGTGCGACGGTTCGTGGCCGAGGCGGAGCTGAGCGTGGaccagctgctgatgatgggcaaCACACCGTTGCGCCGGATCCGCCGTGATACCCACGAGGAGGTGCGACGTCACGTTACCTTCGAATACACCTCACGCGTACCCGATACCAAGCTGCGTTGCTTGCACATTTAGGATTACACCCCGTCTCCGTGCTTCAGTCTACAATTGACATTCTATCTCCTGAACCGGCGT is a window of Anopheles aquasalis chromosome 2, idAnoAquaMG_Q_19, whole genome shotgun sequence DNA encoding:
- the LOC126580858 gene encoding glutathione-specific gamma-glutamylcyclotransferase 1, with product MDGRERMAPAANGQRTPDVWVFGYGSLCWYPGFEYSDCITGYIRGYVRRFWQANVTHRGTKEQPGRVATLIEDKEGITWGCAFKVTGADALEYLGQRECTLGGYATKYIKFYPRIASEQSGISGEAFATLVYIATPKNEYWIGEEPLLVTARQIVESRGPSGHNVEYLIRLAMFMRDELPGASDEHLFELESLVRRFVAEAELSVDQLLMMGNTPLRRIRRDTHEEVRRHVTFEYTSRVPDTKLRCLHI